One region of Ornithinibacter aureus genomic DNA includes:
- a CDS encoding GNAT family N-acetyltransferase, which yields MPEFSWRPANEVTCEDVEAVFEAGGARKCRCQALKVPGWIWRDTTQEERDTALLEQAGCGTSGPTSGLVGYVDGEPAGWVAVEPRENYPRIWARQKSWMRKDPDLEGVLSVTCFVVRKGFRRQGVMYELAAATVEYGRQVGARILEGYPTEPPPGKNVIWDEASVGLLQVFLGAGYEVEASPTLRRRVVRHRLDALS from the coding sequence GTGCCCGAGTTCAGTTGGCGACCGGCCAACGAGGTGACGTGCGAAGACGTCGAGGCGGTGTTCGAGGCTGGCGGCGCCCGCAAGTGCCGCTGTCAGGCCCTCAAGGTCCCGGGCTGGATTTGGCGCGACACGACCCAGGAGGAGCGCGACACCGCGCTGCTGGAGCAGGCCGGCTGCGGTACGAGCGGCCCCACGTCGGGCCTGGTCGGGTATGTCGACGGCGAGCCCGCTGGGTGGGTCGCGGTCGAACCGCGGGAGAACTATCCGAGGATCTGGGCCCGTCAGAAGTCGTGGATGCGCAAGGACCCGGACCTCGAGGGCGTGTTGTCGGTCACCTGCTTCGTCGTTCGAAAGGGTTTCCGTCGACAGGGGGTGATGTACGAGCTCGCCGCCGCCACCGTCGAGTACGGCAGACAGGTGGGCGCTCGCATCCTTGAGGGCTACCCCACCGAGCCGCCGCCAGGCAAGAACGTGATCTGGGATGAGGCCTCGGTCGGGCTGCTCCAAGTGTTCCTCGGCGCCGGCTACGAGGTCGAGGCCTCGCCCACGCTGCGCCGCAGGGTGGTGCGACACCGACTCGACGCATTGTCCTGA
- a CDS encoding IS1380 family transposase has product MKLSHTLPATSAVFDDPNLVSAAGLVPVLALADRAGLRRLADEHLSVPGDKGANAGLKVASLVAGMVAGADSIDDMALLRHGGMGRVFARAYAPSTLGSFLRSFTFGHVRQLDALASRFLTRLAAQGERAAQVVGDGTGGRVLVDIDDTIIQVHGHAKQGAGFGYSGVRGLNALLATVTTTGSAPVVVAQRLRKGSCGSPRGAKRLVADALKTVRTLHPGQGKPLLRADSAFYGAPTVGAAVRAGAQVSVTVRLDPKVKAAITTISEHAWTPIEYTDAVFDEVSGTWVSRAEVAEVPFTAFSSKKAADQVPGRLVVRRIPDVNADKKKATGQGTLFDTWRFHAFFTTTDPTDLDTVAADKTHRGHAIIEQVHADLKNSALAHLPSGKFTANAAWLVLAVIAFNLTRTAATIASADLARATTATIRRKLITVPARVASSARRVTLHLPTAWPWQEAWTRLFTQNCGPPEPVNP; this is encoded by the coding sequence GTGAAACTCTCTCACACCCTCCCAGCGACCTCGGCGGTCTTCGACGACCCGAATCTTGTGTCGGCCGCCGGGTTGGTTCCGGTCTTGGCCCTGGCTGATCGGGCGGGGCTGCGACGCCTTGCGGATGAGCATCTGAGCGTGCCGGGTGACAAGGGCGCCAACGCCGGGTTGAAGGTCGCCTCGCTGGTCGCGGGGATGGTCGCTGGCGCCGACAGCATCGATGACATGGCGCTGCTGCGGCACGGTGGGATGGGCCGGGTCTTCGCCCGGGCGTACGCGCCGTCGACGTTGGGGTCGTTCCTGCGCTCGTTCACGTTCGGTCACGTCCGCCAGCTCGACGCGCTCGCCTCGAGGTTCCTCACACGCCTGGCAGCTCAAGGCGAGCGAGCCGCGCAGGTCGTCGGCGACGGCACCGGTGGCCGGGTGTTGGTCGATATCGACGACACGATCATTCAGGTGCACGGCCACGCCAAACAGGGTGCCGGGTTCGGCTACTCCGGGGTCCGCGGGCTGAACGCGTTGCTGGCCACGGTCACCACCACTGGGTCGGCACCGGTGGTCGTGGCGCAGCGGCTGCGGAAAGGGTCGTGCGGGTCCCCGCGCGGAGCCAAACGGTTGGTCGCTGACGCGCTCAAGACCGTGCGCACGTTGCACCCCGGTCAGGGCAAGCCGTTGCTGCGGGCGGACTCGGCGTTCTACGGGGCGCCCACCGTCGGTGCCGCGGTTCGCGCCGGGGCGCAGGTGTCGGTCACCGTACGCCTGGACCCCAAGGTCAAGGCCGCGATCACCACCATCAGCGAACACGCGTGGACCCCGATCGAGTACACCGACGCCGTCTTCGACGAGGTCAGCGGCACCTGGGTGTCGCGGGCTGAGGTCGCCGAGGTGCCCTTCACCGCGTTCTCCTCCAAGAAGGCGGCCGATCAGGTTCCCGGGCGCCTGGTGGTGCGCCGCATCCCCGACGTCAACGCTGACAAGAAGAAGGCAACCGGGCAGGGCACCCTGTTCGACACCTGGCGCTTCCACGCCTTCTTCACCACCACCGACCCCACCGACCTGGACACCGTCGCCGCGGATAAGACCCACCGCGGACACGCGATCATCGAGCAGGTCCACGCCGACCTCAAGAACTCCGCCCTGGCGCACCTGCCCTCAGGCAAATTCACCGCCAACGCCGCCTGGCTCGTGCTGGCCGTCATCGCGTTCAACCTCACCCGCACCGCAGCCACCATCGCCAGCGCCGACCTCGCCAGAGCCACCACCGCCACCATCCGCCGCAAGCTGATCACCGTCCCCGCCCGGGTGGCGTCCTCGGCCCGACGGGTCACCCTGCACCTACCGACCGCCTGGCCCTGGCAGGAAGCGTGGACCCGCCTGTTCACCCAGAACTGCGGCCCACCAGAACCGGTCAATCCCTGA
- a CDS encoding PIN domain-containing protein: protein MAITEWLIDKSALVRLADSPDAELWAERIERGLVRITTVTRLEVGYSARSGKDARSTLTSPPLSAMPVEYLTPSIEERAVHVQLLLARQGQHRAPSIPDIIIAATAELAGLTLLPSIHRRPGWGELISPRSVVVA from the coding sequence GTGGCAATAACCGAGTGGCTGATCGACAAGTCGGCGCTGGTTCGTCTGGCGGACAGCCCCGACGCCGAGCTATGGGCAGAGCGGATCGAGCGAGGCCTGGTCCGGATCACTACCGTGACGCGCCTTGAGGTTGGCTACTCCGCCCGCAGCGGCAAGGACGCCAGGTCGACGTTAACCAGCCCGCCCCTCTCAGCGATGCCGGTGGAGTACCTGACCCCGAGCATCGAGGAGCGCGCCGTGCACGTGCAGCTGCTCCTGGCCCGACAGGGGCAACACCGTGCGCCCTCCATCCCCGACATCATCATCGCCGCAACAGCCGAACTGGCAGGACTGACCCTCTTACCCTCGATCCACCGACGTCCTGGGTGGGGTGAGCTGATTTCGCCCAGGTCCGTGGTGGTGGCTTGA
- a CDS encoding antitoxin, translated as MADVLIRDIPESVLAAVDAHASRMGLSRVEYIRRRLAADAATSGASVSTADLRSFAEKVTDLADPQVMGAAWQ; from the coding sequence GTGGCCGATGTGTTGATCCGTGATATCCCCGAGTCGGTACTCGCGGCGGTGGATGCGCACGCGTCTCGCATGGGTCTCTCGCGTGTGGAGTACATTCGCCGACGTCTCGCAGCGGACGCGGCCACCTCGGGTGCCTCGGTGTCAACCGCTGATCTGCGTTCCTTCGCCGAGAAGGTCACCGATCTCGCTGATCCTCAGGTGATGGGCGCGGCGTGGCAATAA
- a CDS encoding 4a-hydroxytetrahydrobiopterin dehydratase, translated as MDMLRGEEIAEANLADWRKLAQGLHARYVVDNFRTGVRFVAAVGEAGDGLGHYPRVSIGQGYVDLKLVSDDAIYRDEEGTEHVLQWVTQRDVDLARRISAIAAEHRLVADPASVSEIELGLDTARSATIAPVWAALLTGSVDAQGHGSPSDEIRDATGRVPNLWFGDANEEQSRRQRFHVEVYVAPDVAEHRIAAAVAAGGTVVDDSNAPALTVIADQDGNTGIVCVDVSAAKKP; from the coding sequence ATGGACATGCTCAGGGGTGAAGAGATCGCCGAGGCCAACCTGGCGGACTGGCGCAAGCTGGCCCAGGGGCTGCACGCCCGGTACGTGGTCGACAACTTCCGCACTGGGGTGCGGTTCGTGGCCGCGGTGGGCGAGGCGGGCGACGGGCTGGGGCATTACCCGCGGGTGTCGATCGGTCAGGGGTATGTCGACCTGAAGCTGGTCAGCGATGACGCCATCTACCGCGACGAGGAGGGCACGGAGCATGTCCTGCAATGGGTGACTCAGCGGGACGTCGACCTCGCGCGACGGATCAGCGCGATCGCCGCCGAGCACCGGCTCGTCGCCGACCCGGCTTCGGTCAGCGAGATCGAGCTGGGCTTGGACACGGCGCGCTCGGCGACCATCGCGCCGGTGTGGGCCGCGCTGCTGACCGGCAGCGTCGACGCCCAAGGGCACGGCTCGCCCAGTGACGAGATCCGAGATGCCACGGGACGAGTCCCCAACCTGTGGTTCGGAGACGCCAACGAGGAGCAGAGCCGACGGCAGCGGTTCCACGTCGAGGTCTATGTGGCGCCCGACGTGGCCGAGCACCGGATCGCCGCCGCCGTCGCGGCAGGTGGGACCGTTGTTGATGACAGCAACGCGCCCGCGCTCACCGTGATCGCCGACCAGGACGGCAACACGGGCATCGTCTGTGTCGACGTATCAGCCGCGAAGAAGCCCTGA
- a CDS encoding IS5 family transposase, producing the protein MDSDQPSFTDIEYGNRRRVSRRERFLETMDATIPWPVWVGVIEPHCFQDAPGKRGRKAKPIETMLRMYLLQVWFSLSDEGVEEAIYDSYAMRRFMGLDFATEQVPDATTLLHFRHLLEEHELGQALLAAQNEIFENQGWIMRGGSIVDATIIAAPSSTKNATGKRDPGMHQTKKGNQWYFGFKAHIGVDAGTGCVHTVTCTPANVHDLDQISDIIRVDDRVVYADAGYQGAERRPEIAGDEQHSGIEWRIAARKGVVKTMPEHDRGIESRKAGVRAKVEHPFLIVKRDFGFVKTRYRGIAKNRNHLHMLFASANWLMRARAVALTQATA; encoded by the coding sequence ATGGACAGTGATCAGCCGAGTTTCACCGATATCGAGTACGGCAACCGGCGGCGGGTTTCACGCCGGGAGCGGTTCTTGGAGACGATGGACGCCACGATCCCGTGGCCGGTGTGGGTGGGGGTTATCGAGCCGCACTGCTTCCAAGACGCGCCGGGCAAGCGGGGTCGTAAGGCCAAGCCGATCGAGACGATGCTGCGGATGTATCTGCTGCAGGTGTGGTTCTCGCTCTCGGATGAGGGGGTGGAGGAGGCGATCTATGACTCGTATGCGATGCGCCGGTTCATGGGTTTGGACTTCGCCACTGAGCAGGTCCCGGATGCGACCACGCTGCTGCACTTCCGTCATCTGCTCGAGGAGCACGAGCTCGGGCAGGCGCTGCTGGCGGCACAGAACGAGATCTTCGAGAACCAGGGGTGGATCATGCGCGGCGGCAGCATCGTCGATGCCACGATCATCGCGGCACCGTCCTCGACGAAGAACGCCACCGGGAAACGGGACCCGGGGATGCATCAGACCAAGAAGGGCAACCAGTGGTACTTCGGGTTCAAGGCTCACATCGGGGTTGATGCCGGCACCGGGTGCGTCCACACGGTGACCTGTACGCCAGCCAACGTCCATGACCTGGACCAGATCAGCGACATCATCCGCGTCGACGATCGGGTGGTGTACGCCGATGCCGGCTACCAAGGAGCCGAGAGGCGCCCCGAGATCGCCGGTGATGAGCAGCACTCGGGGATCGAGTGGCGCATCGCCGCCCGCAAAGGCGTGGTGAAGACGATGCCCGAGCACGATCGTGGGATCGAGTCACGCAAAGCCGGTGTGCGGGCCAAGGTCGAGCACCCGTTCCTGATCGTCAAGCGTGACTTCGGGTTCGTCAAGACCCGCTACCGCGGCATCGCCAAGAACCGTAACCACCTGCACATGCTGTTCGCCTCGGCGAACTGGCTGATGCGGGCCCGTGCCGTCGCTTTGACCCAGGCGACGGCGTAG
- a CDS encoding DUF2975 domain-containing protein, with the protein MAHNPTPPPAQQKPRRDWWTFDRSDRWGLAILLTAVVVATTMAAIVVPIQRWIAGDGIPVPFRSEVSVAALDAVGTNYGPADYTVTLADPSTTQRLLDLVPGTLVVLLLAAGCWLIIAVMRTIAAGEPFSTVNVRRLRALAAMLLLGPAITFFVATSIQGALLGDIPLGGLAYALTIDIPWAGFIAGLLLALLAEAFKTGSRLRDDVDGLI; encoded by the coding sequence ATGGCCCACAACCCGACGCCCCCACCGGCACAGCAGAAACCTCGACGCGACTGGTGGACCTTCGACCGCAGCGACCGCTGGGGCCTTGCCATCCTGCTCACGGCAGTCGTCGTGGCCACCACGATGGCCGCCATCGTGGTCCCCATCCAGCGCTGGATCGCCGGTGACGGCATCCCCGTGCCATTCCGCAGCGAGGTCTCAGTGGCCGCGCTCGACGCGGTCGGAACCAACTACGGACCAGCCGACTACACCGTCACCCTGGCCGACCCGAGCACCACCCAACGGCTCCTCGACCTCGTACCCGGAACCCTGGTCGTGCTACTGCTGGCGGCGGGCTGCTGGCTCATCATCGCCGTCATGCGCACGATCGCGGCAGGGGAGCCCTTCTCCACCGTCAACGTCCGCAGGCTCCGAGCCCTTGCGGCCATGCTTCTGCTCGGTCCCGCCATCACCTTCTTCGTCGCCACCTCCATCCAGGGCGCGCTCCTGGGTGACATCCCCCTCGGCGGCCTGGCCTACGCGCTGACCATCGACATCCCCTGGGCCGGCTTCATCGCCGGGCTGCTCCTGGCCCTACTCGCCGAGGCCTTCAAGACCGGCAGCCGGCTACGCGACGACGTCGACGGGCTCATCTGA
- a CDS encoding helix-turn-helix domain-containing protein: MPVDEPHRVTCHLDHLLQQRGMTLAALADAVGVTVVNLSVLKNNRAKAVRFSTITAICDVLQCQVGDVLSVEHEMR, translated from the coding sequence ATGCCGGTCGACGAACCACACCGGGTCACCTGTCACCTCGACCACCTCCTCCAGCAGCGGGGCATGACCCTGGCGGCACTAGCCGATGCCGTCGGCGTCACCGTCGTCAACCTCTCAGTCCTGAAGAACAACCGGGCCAAAGCCGTACGGTTCAGCACCATCACCGCCATCTGCGACGTACTCCAATGCCAAGTAGGGGACGTGCTCAGCGTCGAACATGAGATGCGCTAA
- a CDS encoding response regulator, with protein sequence MIRLLVADDHPAFRRGLQFMLADTDDISIEGEAATGAKAVELANQLAPDVILMDLRMPDLDGIEATRRLSRNNPAPAIVVLTMFEDDDSVLAAMRAGARGYLLKGAEQDEIVRAIRAAAAGEAIFGPQIAQRVIDHFTHSARSTTTAFPALTERERQVLELIAAGKGNASIAHELMINLKTVRNHVSNIFTKLQVSDRSAAIVRARQSGLGGT encoded by the coding sequence ATGATCCGCCTCCTCGTCGCCGACGACCACCCCGCCTTCCGGCGCGGACTCCAATTCATGCTCGCCGACACCGACGACATCAGCATCGAGGGTGAAGCAGCCACCGGCGCTAAAGCCGTCGAGCTCGCCAACCAGCTCGCTCCCGACGTCATTCTCATGGACCTTCGCATGCCCGACCTGGACGGCATCGAGGCAACCCGTCGGCTCAGCCGCAACAACCCCGCTCCAGCGATCGTCGTCCTGACCATGTTCGAGGACGACGACTCGGTCCTCGCCGCGATGCGAGCCGGCGCCCGCGGCTATCTCCTCAAAGGCGCCGAGCAAGACGAGATCGTGCGGGCGATCCGCGCAGCCGCTGCAGGCGAGGCGATCTTCGGCCCACAAATCGCCCAGCGCGTCATCGACCACTTCACCCACAGCGCCCGCTCGACAACCACGGCGTTCCCCGCTCTGACCGAACGCGAACGGCAGGTCCTCGAACTCATCGCCGCCGGAAAGGGCAACGCCAGCATCGCCCACGAACTGATGATCAACCTCAAGACCGTACGCAACCACGTCTCGAACATCTTCACCAAGCTCCAGGTCTCCGACAGGTCGGCCGCCATCGTCAGAGCACGACAGTCAGGACTGGGCGGCACCTAA
- a CDS encoding sensor histidine kinase, translating to MLFVVGAAGDADSFREEHPGQDPPLGALPQPLADVLGVVGLALVVLLFIGSAIAVGARLKSAVGVVRTQLLWLVWGAVAVPLGLMVGWTNHFLLGDHDWLTYAALTVVAVALPSVIAIAVLRHQLFDIQVVLSRTLTYAALMVGLVVVYALVLFAAERVGGTSTLGGLLAVGVVAVAVSPAHSWLRRRIERAVYGYRSDPHRALRLLADRAEAAHAETLSASITDAVAEALRVEKVWVDTGNAIHEEHVVRVPLRHRGQELGDLALEVPPGRRLSLADMSLLDDLARYATVLVKASQAGDQLRVSRSRIVAGREEERRRLRRDLHDGIGPSLAAIVLMLNAAGSRTDSTERSALLDEARAEAKDAIAEVRRLVDDLRPAAIDEVGLLGAIRQRAMGLSGELAIEVTGPTALPALPAAVEVAAYRIASEAMTNVARHSGASRCRVTIAVNGSLELTIADNGHGVEQPIHGGLGWTSMRERAAELGGTCTISSRTPNEGLIVHAILPLHDTPHQPADIKAER from the coding sequence GTGCTGTTCGTGGTCGGGGCCGCCGGTGACGCGGACAGCTTCCGAGAGGAGCACCCCGGCCAGGATCCTCCCCTGGGCGCGCTTCCTCAGCCGCTCGCCGACGTTCTCGGTGTGGTCGGTCTCGCTCTGGTGGTGCTGCTGTTCATCGGCTCCGCGATCGCAGTGGGCGCCAGGTTGAAGAGCGCTGTCGGCGTCGTGCGGACGCAGCTGCTGTGGCTGGTCTGGGGTGCTGTGGCTGTTCCGCTCGGACTGATGGTGGGCTGGACCAACCACTTCCTCCTCGGTGACCACGACTGGCTGACTTATGCCGCGTTGACCGTTGTGGCCGTCGCGTTGCCGAGCGTCATCGCCATCGCCGTCCTGCGGCATCAGCTCTTCGACATCCAGGTTGTGTTGAGCCGAACGCTGACTTATGCAGCCCTGATGGTGGGCCTGGTCGTGGTGTACGCCCTGGTGCTCTTCGCCGCCGAGAGGGTCGGCGGCACGAGCACCCTTGGCGGCCTGCTGGCGGTCGGTGTCGTCGCGGTCGCGGTCTCCCCGGCCCACTCCTGGCTGCGTCGGCGAATCGAACGTGCGGTCTACGGCTACCGATCCGATCCACACCGGGCCCTGCGGCTGCTGGCCGACCGCGCCGAGGCCGCTCACGCCGAGACGCTCTCCGCGTCCATCACCGACGCCGTGGCGGAGGCGCTGCGCGTGGAGAAGGTGTGGGTCGACACCGGCAACGCCATCCACGAGGAGCACGTCGTCCGGGTCCCACTGCGACACCGCGGTCAGGAACTGGGCGACCTGGCGCTCGAAGTGCCACCCGGTCGGCGACTCTCGTTAGCCGACATGTCGCTGCTCGATGACCTAGCGAGATACGCCACGGTCCTGGTCAAGGCAAGCCAGGCGGGCGACCAGCTTCGCGTGTCCAGGTCCCGGATCGTCGCCGGCCGCGAGGAGGAACGTCGCCGGCTTCGCCGCGACCTGCACGACGGAATCGGCCCGTCGTTGGCGGCCATCGTGCTGATGCTCAACGCGGCCGGATCCCGCACCGACAGCACCGAACGCAGCGCGCTGCTGGACGAGGCCCGCGCAGAGGCCAAAGACGCCATCGCCGAGGTTCGGCGGCTCGTCGACGACTTGCGCCCGGCCGCGATCGACGAGGTCGGCCTCCTCGGCGCGATCCGCCAGCGCGCCATGGGCCTGTCCGGCGAGCTTGCCATCGAGGTGACCGGACCCACAGCTCTGCCCGCCCTGCCCGCGGCAGTCGAGGTCGCAGCGTACCGGATCGCATCCGAGGCCATGACCAACGTCGCCCGGCACTCCGGGGCGTCCCGCTGCCGAGTCACCATCGCCGTCAACGGCTCGTTGGAGCTCACCATCGCCGACAACGGGCACGGCGTCGAGCAGCCCATACACGGCGGTCTCGGATGGACCTCCATGCGGGAACGTGCCGCCGAGCTCGGCGGCACGTGCACCATCTCCTCTCGCACCCCCAACGAAGGCCTCATCGTGCACGCCATCCTCCCGCTCCACGACACACCGCACCAACCAGCCGACATCAAGGCCGAGCGATGA
- a CDS encoding ArsR/SmtB family transcription factor, with product MGDDEAVLAELLRALADPVRLAVVDELGRGPRPAGELADVAGVSAPTMSKHLRTLLRAGVVTDERRADDARVRVFRLRGESVVAVRAWLDQVQAGWDEQLAAFARHVEDRREDGADDGRHRT from the coding sequence ATGGGTGACGACGAGGCGGTGCTGGCCGAACTGCTGCGCGCGCTCGCCGACCCGGTCCGCCTCGCCGTCGTCGACGAGCTGGGCCGCGGGCCGCGCCCGGCCGGTGAGCTCGCCGACGTCGCCGGGGTGTCCGCCCCGACGATGAGCAAGCACCTTCGGACCCTGTTGCGGGCCGGCGTCGTCACCGACGAGCGCCGAGCCGACGACGCCCGGGTGCGGGTCTTCCGCCTCCGCGGCGAGTCGGTCGTCGCGGTCCGGGCGTGGCTGGACCAGGTGCAGGCCGGGTGGGACGAGCAGCTCGCCGCGTTCGCGCGGCACGTGGAGGACCGACGAGAGGACGGGGCGGACGATGGCCGGCACCGGACGTGA
- a CDS encoding OsmC family protein encodes MELSPFGVRATAGTMRASSGVALGHQWTDEGVTVSQASNGAQVLHLSVALCVLNDTYREARRLGVVVDGIAVEADGGFDEEWSSTGIRYSVMIDSPAPSDLVDRLGTVVDEVAEIPRAIRAGAPVTRTP; translated from the coding sequence ATGGAACTGTCTCCATTCGGGGTGCGCGCCACGGCAGGCACCATGCGCGCCTCTTCAGGCGTCGCCCTTGGCCATCAGTGGACCGACGAGGGAGTGACCGTCTCACAGGCTTCCAACGGCGCCCAGGTGCTTCACCTGTCTGTGGCATTGTGCGTCTTGAACGACACCTACCGTGAGGCGCGGCGGCTCGGCGTCGTGGTGGACGGCATAGCGGTCGAAGCAGACGGCGGCTTCGACGAGGAGTGGTCCTCCACCGGCATTCGGTACTCCGTCATGATCGACTCCCCCGCTCCGTCGGATCTGGTGGATCGTCTCGGGACGGTTGTTGACGAGGTGGCGGAGATCCCGCGGGCGATTCGAGCGGGTGCCCCCGTGACCCGAACGCCCTAA
- a CDS encoding Clp protease N-terminal domain-containing protein, producing the protein MYDDSFVAAMTATTDEATALGARIYGSEHVLLGLLVAHDHVTQHVVDMFPGLTAPAVREAVRAALDDAPHLARLGLTLPAASATAPSDGAARGTRPRAKHTPELQSALNQATAKWAHLRRIGALPKERKVSSAVLWLGVLEPSARGRRLLHAMEIDPDGVRAGVLSAIVPTGDAVPTWPTEAPVGPATRFTHWVFGHLNLPR; encoded by the coding sequence ATGTATGACGACTCGTTCGTCGCGGCGATGACAGCGACCACGGACGAGGCCACCGCCTTGGGGGCACGGATTTACGGCTCGGAGCACGTCCTGCTCGGGCTGCTGGTAGCCCACGACCACGTGACCCAACATGTCGTGGACATGTTCCCCGGCCTCACCGCGCCGGCGGTGCGCGAGGCTGTGCGCGCTGCCCTGGACGACGCCCCGCACCTGGCTCGACTCGGACTCACCCTCCCCGCCGCCTCCGCAACGGCACCTTCTGACGGGGCGGCCAGGGGCACGCGGCCACGCGCCAAGCACACCCCAGAGTTGCAGTCGGCGCTGAACCAGGCGACGGCCAAGTGGGCCCACCTGCGCCGCATCGGGGCCTTGCCCAAGGAGCGGAAGGTGAGCAGCGCGGTGCTGTGGCTCGGGGTGCTCGAACCCTCTGCCCGCGGGCGGCGACTGCTGCATGCGATGGAGATCGACCCGGACGGCGTGCGAGCCGGGGTCCTGTCCGCCATCGTGCCGACAGGTGATGCAGTCCCCACGTGGCCCACTGAGGCGCCCGTCGGTCCGGCCACCCGCTTCACCCATTGGGTGTTCGGCCACTTGAACCTTCCTCGGTGA
- a CDS encoding helix-turn-helix domain-containing protein, protein MDLGQVEAAASTESPSDGLRMVLALHRLADRLEDLHVARAREQGMSWADIAVELQVTRQTVHKKHSRPRGRRRWSNDADV, encoded by the coding sequence ATGGACCTCGGGCAGGTGGAAGCTGCGGCATCGACCGAAAGTCCCAGTGATGGATTGCGGATGGTTCTGGCCCTGCACCGACTGGCCGACAGGTTGGAGGACCTGCACGTCGCCCGCGCGCGGGAGCAGGGGATGTCTTGGGCAGACATCGCGGTCGAGCTGCAAGTGACCCGCCAGACGGTCCACAAGAAGCACAGCCGCCCACGGGGACGACGGAGATGGAGCAACGATGCTGATGTATGA
- a CDS encoding glycoside hydrolase family 3 N-terminal domain-containing protein: MTAQQRLGQLLMVGFDTNAPLDSLDDLIAGEHVGNVIYLGGWDGAPKVTRTSTHLQALVSPEATGGVGLLIAADQEGGVVHQLRGEGFTRPPTASEQAKMSPAELTREATGWAKEIKAAGVNVNLAPVTDTVPKEIGKANEPIGRWGRQYGSTPKAVSRSATAFLEGMLEGGVEATVKHFPGLGRVRNNTDFSATGITDTVATTDDPFLQPFADGIEAGAGLVMMASARYPKLDKANPAMFSEKIVTGLLREQMGYDGVVITDDVNAQALDAVPVGDRAVRHIGAGGDIVLTGAAPDADEMLEALAAESAADAGFAEKVDASVERVLTLKERMGLLPCSTTKP, translated from the coding sequence ATGACGGCGCAGCAGCGGCTCGGCCAGCTGCTCATGGTCGGCTTCGACACCAATGCCCCGCTGGACTCGCTCGATGACCTGATCGCCGGCGAGCACGTGGGCAACGTCATCTACCTCGGCGGGTGGGACGGCGCGCCGAAGGTGACCCGCACGTCCACGCACCTGCAGGCTCTGGTCTCGCCGGAGGCCACCGGCGGGGTGGGGCTGCTCATCGCGGCCGACCAGGAGGGCGGCGTCGTGCACCAGCTGCGCGGCGAGGGGTTCACCCGCCCACCGACGGCGTCGGAGCAGGCGAAGATGTCCCCCGCCGAGCTGACTCGTGAGGCAACCGGCTGGGCGAAGGAGATCAAGGCCGCCGGGGTCAACGTCAACCTCGCCCCGGTGACCGACACCGTGCCTAAGGAGATCGGCAAGGCCAACGAGCCGATCGGGCGCTGGGGCCGGCAGTACGGCTCGACGCCCAAGGCTGTGTCGCGGTCGGCGACGGCGTTCCTCGAGGGGATGCTCGAGGGTGGCGTCGAGGCCACGGTCAAGCACTTCCCGGGGCTCGGGCGGGTGCGCAACAACACCGACTTCTCGGCCACCGGCATCACCGACACGGTGGCCACCACGGACGACCCGTTCCTCCAGCCTTTCGCCGACGGCATCGAGGCCGGCGCGGGCTTGGTGATGATGGCATCGGCCCGCTACCCCAAGCTCGACAAGGCCAACCCGGCGATGTTCTCGGAGAAGATCGTCACCGGGCTGCTGCGCGAGCAGATGGGGTACGACGGTGTCGTCATCACCGACGACGTCAACGCGCAGGCGCTGGATGCCGTGCCGGTCGGTGACCGGGCGGTGCGGCACATCGGCGCCGGCGGCGACATCGTGCTGACGGGTGCGGCACCCGATGCCGACGAGATGCTCGAGGCGCTGGCCGCGGAGTCGGCGGCGGATGCCGGTTTCGCAGAGAAGGTCGACGCCTCGGTCGAGCGGGTGCTCACCCTCAAGGAGCGGATGGGCCTGCTCCCCTGCTCGACCACGAAGCCCTGA